Proteins found in one Brachypodium distachyon strain Bd21 chromosome 5, Brachypodium_distachyon_v3.0, whole genome shotgun sequence genomic segment:
- the LOC100827447 gene encoding multiple RNA-binding domain-containing protein 1, producing the protein MSSRLCVKNLPKGADEKRLREVFSRKGEVTDAKVIRTKDGKSRHFAFIGFRTNEDAVEALKYFNNTYIDTSKITCEVARKIGDPDAPRPWSRHSLKKPEYNSEDKANTSDVNALKSSKGQGISIDVGGSKDSVVNDPKLKEFLEVMQPRSKAKMWANDTTGTLDAPVTESKKTQKSAAAVSEGDSSSEEDFDEKMTNDSPLEDASEKLQTESKRDKNMNMTDAEFFKSKIRKNWSDSESDDDDSGDQLGTNTDDEDSSDESLDANERNQLVDQKSNLNQKNHVAEKATMEEVVDPDNQESEHIECEQRDENHANQEKEDVESASITDEKQLALETGRLYICNLPYATTEDDLVELCSQYGDVDQAHIVVDKTTKLSTGRGYVLFSLPDSAVRALDELDNLSFQGRLLRVKAAKPLNNNKFESSHVIDEKMNLKQQKLEQKKASEIGGDTRAWNSFYMRQDTVVENIARKNGISKSELLHREADDLAVRIALGETHVIAETKKYLSRSGVNVAALEENTSKKNEKLKRSNHVILVKNLPFNSSEEDLAAMFQKHGSLDKIILPPTRVFALVVFVEATEARHAFKKLLYTRYKDTPLYLEWAPDNILSPTSIHVEEEETNVIGERIVAKAIVDQTVEGVGAEEIDPDRVESRSLFVKNLNFKTTDESLKQHFSTKLKIGSLKSATVKKHIKKGKNVSMGFGFVEFDSIETATSVCKDLQGTLLDGHALILQLCHGKKDSKTAKKNEKDKSSTKLLVRNVAFEATEKDLRQLFSPFGQLKSLRLPMKFGSHRGFAFVEFVTKQEAQNALQALASTHLYGRHLVIERAKEGETLEELRARTAAQFVDEQSGFQRMSKKRKQTSLLDEGSVKFSRIVE; encoded by the exons AT GTCGTCGCGGTTGTGCGTTAAGAACTTGCCCAAGGGCGCCGACGAGAAGCGGCTGCGGGAGGTGTTCTCGCGCAAGGGCGAGGTGACCGACGCCAAGGTCATCCGGACCAA GGATGGAAAGAGCAGGCATTTTGCATTTATTGGCTTCAGAACCAATGAAGATGCAGTGGAGGCCCTCAAGTATTTCAACAATACATACATTGACACTTCTAAGATCACCTGTGAG GTTGCTCGTAAGATTGGTGATCCAGATGCTCCTCGCCCTTGGAGCCGCCACTCTTTAAAAAAGCCTGAATATAATAGTGAAGATAAGGCTAACACTAGTGATGTTAATGCGCTGAAAAGTTCCAAAGGTCAAGGAATATCTATTGATGTCGGAGGTTCTAAAGACAGTGTAGTTAATGATCCCAAGTTAAAAGAGTTTCTTGAGGTTATGCAGCCCCGTTCTAAAGCAAAGATGTGGGCAAATGATACAACAGGTACCCTTGATGCTCCTGTTACTGAGTCTAAGAAGACTCAGAAGAGTGCTGCTGCAGTTTCTGAAGGTGATTCATCTTCTGAAGAAGATTTTGACGAGAAAATGACAAATGATTCGCCTTTGGAAGATGCTTCAGAGAAGCTACAAACTGAAAGTAAACGAGACAAAAATATGAATATGACAGATGCAGAGTTCTTCAAGAGTAAAATCAGAAAAAATTGGTCAGATTCTGaatctgatgatgatgattctgGTGATCAGTTGGGCACCAACACTGATGATGAAGATTCATCTGATGAATCACTTGATGCAAATGAAAGGAATCAGCTGGTGGATCAGAAGAGTAATTTGAACCAGAAAAATCATGTAGCAGAGAAGGCAACCATGGAAGAGGTGGTTGATCCTGACAACCAAGAAAGTGAACATATTGAATGCGAACAAAGGGATGAAAACCATGCTAATCAAGAAAAGGAAGATGTGGAATCTGCTTCAATTACTGATGAAAAGCAGTTGGCACTGGAGACCGGCCGTTTATATATCTGCAACCTTCCATATGCAACTAC TGAAGATGATTTGGTGGAGCTATGCAGCCAGTATGGCGATGTAGATCAGGCACATATTGTTGTCGATAAGACCACTAAGCTCTCAACAGGCAGAGGTTATGTGCTTTTTAGCCTTCCAGATTCAGCAGTCAG GGCACTTGATGAATTGGACAACTTAAGTTTTCAGGGGCGACTGTTACGTGTTAAGGCTGCTAAACCACTAAATAATAACAAGTTCGA GTCTAGTCATGTTATTGACGAGAAAATGAATCTCAAGCAGCAAAAGTTGGAACAAAAGAAAGCTTCTGAAATTGGTGGGGATACAAGAGCATGGAACAGCTTTTATATGCGTCAAGATACT GTCGTTGAAAACATAGCCAGGAAGAATGGTATAAGTAAGAGTGAGTTACTTCATAGAGAAGCAGATGACCTTGCTGTTCGTATCGCTCTTGGTGAGACACATGTCATTGCGGAGACCAAGAAATATCTATCTAGGTCTGGTGTTAATGTCGCTGCCTTGGAAGAAAATACTTCCAAGAAAAATGAGAAGTTGAAAAGAAGCAATCATGTGATATTGGTAAAAAACTTGCCATTTAATTCGTCTGAGGAAGATCTCGCTGCGATGTTTCAGAAACATGGAAGTTTGGATAAAATCATTCTCCCGCCTACCAGAGTATTTGCCTTG GTAGTCTTTGTTGAAGCAACGGAGGCTCGTCACGCTTTCAAAAAGTTGTTGTATACACGATACAA GGATACTCCACTGTATTTGGAATGGGCACCTGACAACATCTTATCTCCTACCTCAATACATGTCGAAGAGGAGGAAACAAATGTCATAGGGGAGAGGATTGTTGCAAAAGCTATCGTAGACCAAACTGTGGAAGGAGTGGGTGCTGAAGAGATCGATCCTGATAGGGTGGAG TCCCGATCTCTATTCGTCaagaatttgaatttcaagACAACAGATGAATCCTTGAAGCAGCATTTCAGTACAAAATTGAAGATTGGGAGCCTTAAAAGTGCAACG GTGAAAAAACATATTAAGAAAGGCAAGAATGTTTCAATGGGATTCGGCTTCGTGGAGTTTGATTCGATTGAAACTGCAACCAGTGTGTGCAAGGATCTGCAG GGAACGTTATTGGATGGGCATGCTCTGATCTTGCAACTGTGCCATGGGAAAAAGGATAGTAAGACagcaaagaaaaatgagaagGATAAGAGTTCAACCAAACTGCTTGTGCGAAATGTAGCATTTGAAGCAACTGAAAAGGACTTGAGGCAACTATTTAGTCCATTTGGCCAG CTCAAAAGCCTCAGGCTGCCTATGAAGTTTGGAAGTCACAGAGGTTTCGCGTTTGTTGAATTTGTAACGAAGCAAGAGGCACAGAATGCTCTGCAAGCACTTGCAAGCACACATCTTTATGGCCGACATTTG GTGATTGAACGAGCAAAAGAGGGAGAGACCCTTGAAGAATTACGAGCAAGAACTGCCGCTCAGTTTGTCGATGAACAGAGTGGTTTCCAGAGGATGTCCAAGAAGAGGAAACAAACTAGTCTTTTGGACGAAGGTTCTGTTAAGTTTTCGAGGATAGTAGAATAA
- the LOC100833760 gene encoding acyclic sesquiterpene synthase codes for MHIDPAMAGRVLKLPHTSSLAPANARSSSGSPPCGLPCGRVLPVRPGRANSWPAVATAVSKSRPQVGENAAISLQNLVYMDGALAVSLGLVNGTGQRKPEQWPSSHDDTAEVATAEPPLPGSHEVRPCFPTYPPRNMHRQLSTVDVLEKIGISRHFAVEIKSILDVTYSCWLQRDEEIVLDLETCAMAFRILRMNGYDVSSDDLSHVSEASSDFSDTVSLLELYKASQVSISEDELILDSIGSWTGCLLKEQLSSSPVQRTPLFREVQHALDSPFYTTLDRLEHKRNIEQFDAMEHQMLKTPYSPGQTSQQDLVALGAMDFSRIQSVYQRELQHLDSWVKESRLDQLPFARQKLAYFYLSAAGTMFPPELSDARVVWAKNGVLTTVVDDFFDVAGSKQELENLAALVETWDEHEETAGGCCCSSEHVEILFSAIYGSVNELGAKASAAQGRDVTGHLVEIWQELLRSMMTEVEWKESGHVPTAEEYMGNAVVTFTLGPIVLPALYFAGPKIAESVVTGPEYNELFRLMSTCGRLLNDVQTYEREYVEGKLNSVSLLVLRSGGSMTIEEARREMQGPIDACRRDLLRLVLREDSAVPRPCRELFWDMCKTCYFFYSGSDAFSSPDQKAGAVDALIHLPLQLASGNLLSGLDFSDSL; via the exons ATGCATATCGATCCTGCGATGGCGGGCAGAGTCCTGAAGCTGCCGCACACTTCTTCTCTCGCGCCGGCAAAcgctcgctcctcctccggcagcCCACCGTGCGGTCTACCATGCGGCCGGGTGCTGCCGGTGCGACCGGGCAGAGCTAATTCCTGGCCTGCCGTGGCGACAG CAGTCAGTAAGAGCAGGCCGCAAGTTGGAGAAAATGCTGCAATCAGCCTGCAAAACCTGGTATACATGGATGGAGCTCTCGCAGTCTCG TTAGGATTAGTGAATGGCACGGGTCAGAGGAAACCCGAACAGTGGCCCTCTTCCCACGACGACACGGCAGAGGTGGCTACGGCGGAGCCGCCCTTGCCGGGCTCCCACGAGGTTCGTCCGTGCTTCCCAACGTATCCGCCGAGAAATATGCACCGCCAGCTTTCTACGGTGGATGTGCTCGAGAAGATTGGAATATCTCGGCATTTTGCTGTCGAGATAAAGAGTATCCTGGACGTGACATACAG CTGCTGGCTACAGAGGGACGAGGAGATCGTGCTGGATCTGGAGACATGTGCCATGGCGTTTCGCATCCTACGGATGAACGGATATGACGTCTCATCTG ATGACCTGTCTCATGTTTCTGAAGCCTCCAGTGATTTCAGTGACACGGTGTCTTTGTTGGAATTATACAAGGCTTCACAAGTTAGCATTTCTGAAGATGAGCTGATTCTAGACAGTATAGGATCCTGGACAGGCTGCCTGCTGAAAGAACAGCTGAGCTCTAGTCCGGTGCAAAGAACTCCACTCTTCAGAGAG GTACAACATGCTCTTGATAGCCCCTTCTACACCACGCTGGACCGTCTAGAGCATAAGAGGAACATCGAACAGTTTGATGCTATGGAGCATCAGATGCTAAAAACACCATACTC GCCTGGCCAAACAAGCCAGCAGGATCTTGTAGCTCTGGGCGCCATGGATTTCAGCAGGATCCAATCCGTTTACCAGCGCGAACTCCAGCATCTCGACAG CTGGGTGAAAGAGAGCAGGCTGGACCAGCTGCCGTTCGCGCGGCAGAAGCTGGCCTACTTCTacctctccgccgccggcaccaTGTTCCCGCCGGAGCTCTCCGACGCCCGCGTCGTATGGGCCAAGAACGGCGTGCTCACCACGGTCGTCGACGACTTCTTCGACGTCGCCGGGTCGAAACAAGAGCTCGAAAACCTCGCCGCGTTAGTCGAGAC TTGGGACGAGCACGAGGAAACCGCCGGcgggtgctgctgctcctcggAGCACGTCGAGATCTTGTTCTCGGCGATCTACGGCTCCGTGAACGAGCTCGGAGCCAAGGCATCCGCGGCGCAGGGCCGCGACGTCACCGGGCACCTAGTAGAAATC TGGCAGGAGCTGCTGAGGTCGATGATGACCGAGGTGGAGTGGAAGGAGAGCGGGCACGTGCCGACGGCGGAGGAGTACATGGGCAACGCGGTCGTGACATTCACTCTGGGCCCTATCGTGCTCCCGGCCCTGTACTTCGCCGGGCCCAAGATTGCGGAGTCCGTCGTAACCGGCCCGGAGTACAACGAGCTGTTCCGGCTCATGAGCACCTGCGGCCGTCTCCTCAACGACGTGCAGACCTACGAG AGGGAGTACGTGGAGGGGAAGCTGAACAGCGTGTCGCTGCTGGTGCTTCGGAGCGGCGGCTCCATGACGAtagaggaggcgaggagggagatgcAGGGGCCAATAGACGCGTGCAGGAGAGACCTGCTGAGGTTGGTCCTCAGGGAGGACAGCGCCGTGCCCCGGCCCTGCAGGGAGCTGTTCTGGGACATGTGCAAGACGTGCTATTTTTTCTACTCCGGGAGCGACGCCTTCAGCTCGCCGGACCAGAAGGCCGGCGCCGTGGACGCCTTGATCCATTTGCCCCTTCAGCTCGCCAGCGGGAATCTGCTCTCCGGTCTCGATTTTTCTGATTCCTTGTGA